A stretch of the Chitinophaga sp. Cy-1792 genome encodes the following:
- a CDS encoding type B 50S ribosomal protein L31 has protein sequence MKQGIHPESYRFVIFKDMSNGTSFLSRSTAPSKETAKWEDGNEYPLIKLEISNTSHPFYTGKNVLVDTAGRIDKFNKRYAKKA, from the coding sequence ATGAAACAGGGAATCCATCCAGAAAGTTACAGATTTGTGATATTTAAAGATATGTCAAACGGTACGAGCTTTTTAAGCCGCTCTACTGCTCCTTCTAAAGAAACTGCAAAGTGGGAAGATGGCAATGAGTATCCGTTGATTAAGTTGGAAATTTCCAATACTTCTCACCCTTTTTACACTGGTAAGAACGTATTAGTGGATACCGCAGGACGTATTGATAAATTCAACAAACGTTACGCTAAGAAAGCTTAG
- a CDS encoding C1 family peptidase, with the protein MKTLCLIVSLCCAVLTTYAQDSSLVRERINRASTVKDQQSTGTCWCFGPTSMVESENIRKGYSVPDISEMYTVRNIYLEKAKNYVLRQGKAQFDEGGLGHDAINAMGRYGMVPAKLYTGLVPGRTFLSHGRMQGYLKNYLDSILKLRPPIPTNWIDGFTTILNTYMGEPPASFEYNGKTYTPLTFAKEVMKFNADDYVYLTSFSHHPFYKSFIIEVPDNYSNGSYYNLPLQDLLDIAKTTINKGYTISWDADVSNRGWNPGNGFAMEPVVDTALFAKTIDQDMPEKVITQESRQRLFEDLVTQDDHLMHITGIGYSPKGRIFFIVKNSWGLYGPFHGYQNVSEAYFANNTISIVVPKAALDKKWKALLK; encoded by the coding sequence ATGAAGACACTATGCCTCATCGTTTCCCTCTGCTGTGCAGTACTGACCACCTATGCACAGGACAGCAGCCTGGTCCGCGAACGGATCAACCGTGCCTCTACCGTAAAAGATCAACAGTCAACAGGTACATGCTGGTGCTTCGGCCCCACTTCTATGGTGGAATCTGAAAACATTCGTAAAGGCTATTCCGTGCCCGATATTTCAGAGATGTATACCGTAAGGAATATTTATCTTGAAAAAGCAAAAAACTATGTTTTAAGGCAGGGGAAAGCCCAATTCGACGAGGGTGGCCTTGGACATGATGCGATCAATGCAATGGGCAGATACGGCATGGTCCCTGCAAAACTCTATACAGGCCTTGTACCAGGAAGGACCTTCCTTAGCCATGGCAGAATGCAGGGTTACCTTAAAAATTACCTTGACAGTATTTTAAAACTCCGCCCCCCAATACCAACCAACTGGATAGATGGATTTACAACAATCCTGAACACGTACATGGGTGAACCACCGGCATCTTTTGAATATAATGGTAAAACATATACACCGCTTACCTTTGCAAAAGAGGTAATGAAATTCAATGCTGATGATTATGTCTACCTGACCTCTTTTTCACATCATCCGTTTTACAAATCCTTCATCATCGAAGTGCCTGATAACTATTCCAATGGTTCCTACTACAACCTGCCGCTACAAGACTTGTTAGACATCGCCAAAACAACTATCAATAAAGGTTACACCATCTCCTGGGATGCCGATGTCAGCAACAGAGGCTGGAATCCGGGAAATGGATTTGCCATGGAACCAGTTGTAGACACCGCCTTGTTTGCAAAAACGATAGATCAGGATATGCCGGAAAAAGTGATTACACAGGAATCACGGCAACGCCTGTTTGAAGACCTTGTGACACAAGATGACCACCTGATGCATATCACAGGAATCGGCTACAGTCCTAAAGGAAGAATATTTTTTATTGTCAAAAACTCCTGGGGGCTTTATGGACCTTTCCATGGATACCAGAATGTTTCCGAAGCCTATTTTGCCAACAATACAATCTCAATAGTGGTACCCAAAGCAGCACTGGACAAGAAATGGAAAGCCCTGCTAAAATAA
- the tpiA gene encoding triose-phosphate isomerase, protein MRKKIVAGNWKMNLTLAQGEQLINDILATGLKLAEGQEVVICTPFPYLTKAKSLLKNYQGFYVGAQNCHSEKAGAYTGEVAADMLKSIDVDYVILGHSERREYFQESNAMLAKKVDQALAAGLKPIFCCGEPLEIRQAETQNAYVAKQLEESLYHLTEEQLKEVVIAYEPIWAIGTGLTASAAQAQDMHAFIRSQIAAKYGREAALRMSILYGGSAKPGNAEELFACPDVDGGLIGGASLVAADFTAIVSKLG, encoded by the coding sequence ATGAGAAAAAAAATTGTTGCTGGAAACTGGAAAATGAACCTTACGCTGGCGCAAGGTGAGCAGCTGATCAACGATATCCTGGCTACCGGCCTGAAACTGGCGGAAGGCCAGGAAGTAGTGATCTGTACGCCGTTTCCTTACCTGACTAAGGCTAAGTCACTGCTGAAAAACTACCAGGGATTTTATGTAGGTGCGCAGAACTGCCACAGTGAAAAAGCTGGTGCCTATACCGGTGAAGTAGCTGCAGATATGCTGAAATCTATCGATGTAGATTATGTTATCCTGGGTCACTCTGAAAGGAGAGAATATTTCCAGGAAAGCAATGCTATGCTGGCTAAAAAGGTAGATCAGGCATTGGCAGCCGGACTGAAACCAATTTTCTGCTGTGGTGAGCCGCTGGAAATCAGACAGGCTGAAACGCAGAATGCTTATGTAGCAAAGCAGCTGGAAGAGAGTCTGTACCACCTGACTGAAGAGCAGTTGAAAGAGGTTGTTATTGCCTATGAGCCGATCTGGGCTATTGGTACGGGTTTAACAGCCAGTGCAGCACAGGCGCAGGATATGCATGCATTTATCCGTTCACAGATAGCTGCGAAATATGGCCGTGAGGCGGCATTGCGTATGTCTATTCTGTATGGTGGCAGTGCAAAACCAGGTAATGCGGAAGAATTGTTTGCCTGTCCGGATGTTGACGGTGGCCTGATTGGAGGAGCTTCACTTGTTGCGGCAGACTTCACAGCGATCGTTAGCAAATTGGGTTAA
- a CDS encoding putative sugar nucleotidyl transferase, translating into MERNFILFDTPGRDLLYPFTHTRPIAACRLGILTIQEKWEHWLGSGVSHFTVPHLQAKYPLRLGQDDTINVLISGDILPDEALVAAINTLSPEEELYKDNRLIAKVILGREVHLLPASARKNYSGQVLRIHHPWDIFALNDQAIRQDFQLLTAGRTSAPVPEGNQVIAPEAVFIEAGATVLCSVLNASTGPIYIGRDAVIMEGNLIRGPFAMGEQAVLKMGSKVYGATTLGPYCTGGGEIKNTVMFGYSNKGHEGYIGDAVIGEWCNLGAGTNCSNLKNNASPVGVWLESEAAAVPAGKKCGVLMGDYSRCGIGTNFNTGTVTGVSCNIFGAVMPPKFLPSFTWGHGDSSVRYRLSEAWRDIASWMRMKKQEPHPADESILQAVYEQTGRQEN; encoded by the coding sequence ATGGAGCGTAATTTTATACTATTCGACACGCCCGGACGTGATTTGTTATACCCCTTTACGCATACCAGACCCATTGCTGCCTGCAGACTAGGAATACTTACTATCCAGGAGAAATGGGAACATTGGCTGGGTTCAGGAGTCAGTCACTTCACCGTACCGCATTTACAAGCGAAATACCCCCTGCGCCTTGGCCAGGACGATACTATTAATGTACTGATCAGCGGAGATATTCTGCCTGATGAAGCGCTGGTAGCGGCCATTAATACCCTTTCACCCGAAGAAGAGTTATATAAAGATAATCGCCTGATAGCCAAAGTAATCCTTGGCAGGGAGGTGCATTTGCTGCCGGCAAGTGCCAGAAAAAATTATTCTGGCCAGGTATTGCGAATTCATCACCCCTGGGATATTTTTGCGCTCAATGATCAGGCTATCCGTCAGGATTTTCAATTACTGACAGCGGGCCGGACATCCGCACCGGTACCGGAAGGTAACCAGGTGATAGCGCCGGAGGCTGTATTCATAGAAGCCGGGGCGACCGTGCTTTGCAGTGTGCTGAATGCTTCAACAGGTCCGATCTATATTGGCAGGGATGCTGTTATTATGGAAGGGAACCTTATCCGGGGGCCGTTTGCCATGGGAGAGCAGGCCGTGCTGAAGATGGGAAGCAAAGTATACGGAGCTACCACTTTAGGGCCCTATTGTACCGGCGGTGGCGAGATCAAGAATACGGTGATGTTTGGATATTCCAACAAAGGCCATGAAGGGTATATTGGTGATGCGGTGATCGGGGAGTGGTGTAACCTGGGAGCAGGTACGAACTGTTCCAATCTGAAAAACAATGCATCTCCGGTGGGCGTATGGCTGGAGTCGGAAGCGGCGGCAGTGCCGGCAGGAAAAAAGTGTGGGGTGTTGATGGGAGATTATAGTCGTTGTGGAATTGGTACCAATTTCAACACTGGCACTGTAACAGGCGTGTCCTGCAATATTTTCGGGGCAGTGATGCCGCCGAAATTTTTGCCTTCCTTTACCTGGGGCCATGGCGACAGTAGTGTCAGGTACAGGCTGTCAGAGGCCTGGCGGGATATAGCCAGCTGGATGAGGATGAAGAAACAGGAGCCGCATCCTGCAGACGAAAGTATTTTGCAGGCTGTCTATGAGCAGACCGGCAGGCAGGAAAATTAA
- a CDS encoding RNA polymerase sigma factor, protein MKASENNLNQTLLAENVVDRCKKGDVRAFRELYDAYSAAMYNICVRMTNHGSDAEDILQEAFIQVYRSIGKLERGASLSAWIKRIVVNHCLNYLRKKKVYFEEVDNVEVREEAGVDESQFSWTVGAIKAAITTLPTGYRTVLNLYLFEEYSHKEIAEMLGISESTAKTQYMRAKEKVRQIVNQQNIMN, encoded by the coding sequence ATGAAAGCATCAGAAAACAACTTGAATCAGACGTTATTAGCCGAGAATGTAGTAGACCGCTGCAAGAAGGGAGATGTTCGCGCATTCCGCGAGCTCTACGATGCGTATTCTGCAGCCATGTATAATATTTGTGTACGTATGACCAATCACGGAAGTGATGCGGAAGATATATTACAGGAAGCATTTATACAGGTTTACCGCAGTATTGGCAAGCTGGAGAGAGGTGCCAGCCTTAGCGCCTGGATAAAGCGTATTGTTGTAAATCATTGTCTTAATTACCTTCGCAAAAAGAAAGTCTACTTCGAAGAGGTAGATAATGTGGAGGTAAGAGAAGAGGCCGGGGTGGATGAATCCCAGTTTTCCTGGACAGTGGGTGCCATAAAAGCGGCCATTACTACATTACCAACAGGTTATCGTACGGTGCTTAACCTTTATCTCTTTGAAGAATATTCCCACAAGGAAATTGCAGAAATGCTGGGGATATCCGAATCTACTGCCAAAACACAGTATATGCGGGCAAAAGAAAAGGTAAGACAGATTGTGAATCAGCAAAACATCATGAATTAA
- a CDS encoding head GIN domain-containing protein: MKKAFLVCLIAIPVMAMAFVNASSEYLHERVKGSGVSKTEDRSVSGFSGVSTSGVYNVVLTQGGAEAVKVEADDNLLPYIETVVSGKSLEIKTKNGVNIEPKSKITVYVTIKELKAISASGACKVTGTGTISGSNLGVELSGATLMNLDIAMSKVNVDASGASRLDLTGKTGAVNVGASGAAIIRTEKLNADNVNVDASGGSVVRVNAEKALNVGASGGSSIRYSGAAKVNSSTSGGASVSRL, translated from the coding sequence ATGAAAAAAGCATTTTTAGTTTGTCTGATAGCAATACCGGTGATGGCCATGGCATTTGTAAATGCCTCCAGTGAGTACCTGCACGAGCGAGTGAAAGGTAGTGGTGTTTCCAAAACAGAAGATCGTAGTGTAAGTGGTTTTTCGGGTGTGAGCACTTCCGGTGTATATAATGTGGTACTGACACAGGGCGGCGCGGAAGCGGTAAAAGTAGAAGCGGATGATAACCTGTTGCCATATATTGAAACAGTGGTTTCCGGTAAATCGCTGGAGATAAAAACCAAAAATGGTGTCAATATTGAGCCGAAGAGCAAAATCACCGTGTATGTAACTATAAAAGAGCTGAAAGCTATATCAGCAAGTGGTGCCTGTAAAGTAACCGGTACCGGCACGATCAGCGGCAGTAACCTGGGCGTGGAGCTGAGCGGAGCCACTTTAATGAACCTGGATATTGCGATGAGCAAAGTAAATGTAGATGCATCTGGTGCTTCCAGACTGGATCTGACAGGTAAAACCGGTGCGGTGAATGTTGGTGCTTCCGGTGCAGCTATTATCCGTACGGAGAAATTAAATGCGGATAATGTAAACGTGGACGCATCCGGTGGATCTGTTGTACGTGTAAATGCAGAAAAAGCATTGAATGTGGGTGCATCTGGCGGTAGCTCTATCAGATATTCCGGAGCAGCAAAAGTAAACTCCTCTACTTCGGGGGGCGCAAGCGTAAGCCGTTTATAG
- a CDS encoding DUF2167 domain-containing protein: MERLVRVFCFVFFLTVALFSNVTASKLPEDNLNRYELPGRTDSIMSSFSWITGQQQLPEGMALAIPKGFRLLSQQDSYTLLTELWHNDVHPGLIGVMLPEHVSPMDAAVWGVTIYYESTGYQSERELLGINYDKLLRERRLERYRKLSKSEDYAVVAQSGVEWAGRPYYDSEKHVLYWPWLYKNDVADRGILNYEVRFMTHKGQVCFNIFGDGRQLSQIFAQVPVLVNSVKYNPRMAKGAFNLQANRVAAFMPASSQFDFTHLIEVLMNCWLFVVVFGMLVLFVYGMQYLHRDRKPVKHLSRHLIRIDESLN; encoded by the coding sequence ATGGAAAGACTCGTTCGGGTTTTCTGCTTTGTTTTCTTTTTAACTGTAGCACTATTTTCAAATGTAACTGCCTCAAAATTGCCGGAGGATAATCTCAACAGGTATGAGTTACCTGGGCGAACGGACTCCATTATGTCTTCTTTTTCGTGGATTACAGGTCAGCAGCAGTTGCCGGAAGGTATGGCGCTGGCTATTCCCAAAGGATTCCGGTTGTTGTCGCAGCAGGATAGTTATACCCTGCTGACTGAATTATGGCATAATGATGTTCATCCCGGGCTGATTGGTGTCATGCTTCCGGAGCATGTGAGTCCTATGGATGCAGCTGTATGGGGAGTTACAATATATTATGAGTCAACAGGATACCAGAGTGAAAGGGAGCTGCTGGGTATTAATTATGATAAATTATTACGGGAGCGGAGGTTGGAACGCTACAGAAAACTAAGCAAATCTGAGGATTATGCCGTTGTTGCTCAATCTGGTGTTGAGTGGGCCGGACGCCCTTATTATGATTCGGAGAAGCATGTTTTGTATTGGCCCTGGCTTTATAAGAATGATGTTGCCGATAGGGGTATTTTGAATTATGAGGTTCGGTTTATGACCCATAAAGGGCAGGTTTGTTTCAATATTTTCGGCGATGGCCGTCAGCTGTCGCAGATTTTCGCCCAGGTGCCAGTGCTGGTGAACAGTGTGAAATACAATCCACGTATGGCAAAAGGCGCCTTTAATCTCCAGGCGAATCGTGTGGCTGCCTTCATGCCGGCTTCTTCTCAGTTTGATTTTACGCACCTTATTGAAGTACTGATGAATTGCTGGTTGTTTGTGGTGGTTTTCGGTATGTTGGTACTCTTTGTATATGGTATGCAATACCTTCATCGCGACCGTAAGCCAGTGAAACATTTATCCCGTCACCTGATTCGTATTGATGAGAGCCTGAATTAA
- a CDS encoding acylphosphatase: MTNKLILHKEINVKGRVHGVGYRANAKHVADLLGVQGTVKNLLDGSVWIVAEGSEEAMNTFLEWCRKGPSHSEVKEVVIIAGEVEDLQEFLIVY; encoded by the coding sequence ATGACAAACAAATTAATCCTGCACAAGGAAATAAATGTGAAAGGCCGCGTCCATGGTGTTGGATATCGTGCAAATGCCAAGCATGTTGCTGATTTACTGGGTGTTCAGGGTACCGTTAAAAACCTTCTGGATGGCAGCGTTTGGATTGTTGCCGAAGGTAGTGAAGAAGCAATGAATACTTTTCTGGAATGGTGTCGTAAGGGGCCGAGTCATTCGGAAGTAAAAGAAGTAGTCATTATCGCCGGAGAGGTCGAGGATCTGCAGGAGTTTCTGATTGTTTACTGA
- a CDS encoding 2'-5' RNA ligase family protein: MNTNIDNTANITSESMSDYLVVVNPDVLVTKDIIRIRQFIAREIGDESMVGAGVHIPLFRSVFPERYEQDFIELLEGVSRKQAGFAIYTSRVDSHRNADGRDSLFINVANVKPLVALHQQLLHAFELPVQDYRPHIMVAGRIQNAAFARVLPQISQQMFVRSFNCHCFSLLKRSAAGGKYVKVRDFVFGDIEHMVGSLFNYAA; this comes from the coding sequence ATGAATACGAATATTGACAACACAGCAAATATAACGTCGGAGTCTATGAGTGACTACCTGGTGGTTGTAAATCCGGATGTACTGGTAACGAAGGATATTATCCGTATCAGGCAGTTCATTGCGCGTGAAATTGGGGATGAGAGTATGGTTGGTGCCGGAGTGCATATCCCGTTATTTCGCTCTGTGTTTCCTGAGCGTTATGAGCAGGATTTCATTGAGTTGCTGGAGGGTGTTTCCCGGAAGCAGGCAGGCTTTGCCATTTACACTTCGCGGGTGGATAGTCACCGTAATGCTGACGGAAGGGATAGTTTATTCATTAATGTGGCGAATGTGAAGCCACTGGTAGCTTTGCATCAGCAGTTACTGCATGCGTTTGAGTTACCTGTGCAGGATTACCGCCCGCATATTATGGTGGCGGGTCGCATTCAAAATGCGGCATTCGCGCGGGTTTTGCCACAGATTTCCCAGCAGATGTTTGTGCGTAGTTTCAACTGTCATTGTTTTAGTTTGCTGAAGCGTTCTGCTGCTGGCGGCAAATATGTGAAAGTGCGGGACTTCGTATTTGGAGATATTGAACATATGGTAGGTAGTTTATTTAACTACGCTGCATAA
- a CDS encoding outer membrane beta-barrel family protein, giving the protein MKATIKAFMITSSLIGAAFSSQAQTNPQKVSGLVNQADNKPVEFATVTILKASDSSLVKGAVADIAGKYEFESVKQGKYIIAATFVGMNKVYSNSFEVKNASVAMPSITLVANTKSLKAVDVTARRPFIEQKVDKLVVNVESSIATSGGTALEALEKSPNLTVDKDGNISMKGKSGVLILIDGKQTSMSAQDIAELLRSMPATNLDQIELMSNPSSKYDAAGNAGIINLKLKKNTNFGTNGSVNLGVAQGVRPRYNAGLNLNNRSAKVNVFGSYNFSHREQQSDLYIYRSIKDVKGTQIFDQTGFNHQRSDYNGGKVGVDYSINKRNTIGVMVDLAMREADRPNIGKTKIGYAGLVDSILNTNSANTDSWKRGAYNINYRGILDSTGKELNIDLDYAKNTDRANSFITALTNDPASQKVFNSDTSRNLQPSTITIRTGKIDYSQPFTKQGKLELGAKVSFVTSDNDARFDSLRIANWIPDTSRSNHFIYKENVNAAYVNFNKQYKAFQVQVGLRAEQTNVTGESSSLKKSQEGVVKNDTSYFNLFPSAAISYKADKNNTFGVTYSRRIQRPSYEDLNPFEFYLDRYTMVSGNPYLRPQYSNNFELSHTFKQFLITTLGYSHTKDNLMRILEAEKDPATGDTTIVRYKYMNVAKSDKVNLSISAPLPITKWWNSFTTMSFNYNVVQANVNDNTVKLDAFSYFGRTQQTFTISKNTTAELVFMYISPQITDNELFKMKSMMSVDLGLQQKVLNGKGTLKLNVTDIFKTMYARGEFSNVGMTTNLRSYWDAQQARLSFAYRFGNSNVKAARARQTGLTDEQGRVKNGGN; this is encoded by the coding sequence ATGAAAGCAACGATTAAAGCGTTTATGATAACTTCCAGTTTGATAGGCGCTGCTTTTAGCTCTCAGGCTCAAACAAATCCCCAGAAAGTATCTGGTCTGGTAAACCAGGCCGACAACAAACCTGTAGAATTCGCGACTGTAACAATATTAAAAGCATCAGACTCCTCCCTGGTTAAAGGCGCTGTAGCAGATATAGCCGGTAAATATGAATTTGAAAGCGTAAAGCAGGGGAAATATATCATAGCAGCCACCTTTGTTGGCATGAACAAAGTATACAGCAACAGCTTTGAAGTGAAAAATGCATCGGTAGCGATGCCATCCATCACGCTGGTTGCCAATACCAAAAGTCTGAAAGCAGTGGATGTAACTGCACGCAGGCCTTTTATCGAACAGAAAGTTGACAAACTGGTTGTCAACGTAGAAAGCAGCATTGCCACTTCCGGTGGTACCGCCCTCGAAGCACTTGAAAAATCACCTAACCTGACAGTAGACAAAGATGGCAACATCTCTATGAAGGGAAAAAGTGGTGTGCTGATCCTCATAGATGGTAAACAAACCAGCATGTCGGCACAGGACATCGCGGAGCTGCTGAGAAGCATGCCGGCCACCAACCTGGACCAGATCGAGCTGATGTCCAACCCATCTTCCAAATACGATGCTGCAGGAAATGCGGGTATCATCAACCTGAAACTGAAAAAGAACACCAACTTCGGTACAAATGGTAGTGTAAACCTGGGCGTTGCGCAGGGGGTAAGACCACGATACAACGCCGGTCTGAACCTGAACAACCGTTCCGCCAAAGTGAATGTATTCGGTTCCTATAACTTCAGCCACCGTGAGCAGCAGTCTGATCTCTATATTTACCGCAGCATCAAAGATGTTAAAGGTACGCAGATCTTTGACCAGACAGGTTTTAACCACCAGCGTAGCGATTACAACGGCGGAAAAGTGGGGGTAGATTATTCCATTAACAAAAGAAACACCATCGGTGTGATGGTGGACCTGGCTATGCGTGAAGCAGACAGGCCAAACATCGGCAAAACTAAAATCGGATATGCCGGCCTGGTGGATTCTATTTTGAATACCAACTCTGCAAACACTGATTCCTGGAAAAGAGGCGCCTATAATATTAACTACCGTGGTATCCTGGATTCGACCGGTAAGGAATTAAACATCGACCTGGATTATGCTAAAAATACCGACAGGGCAAATTCGTTCATTACTGCACTGACAAATGATCCGGCAAGCCAGAAAGTGTTCAATTCTGATACTTCCCGTAACCTCCAGCCATCTACCATTACTATCAGAACAGGCAAAATTGACTATTCCCAGCCATTTACCAAACAGGGCAAACTGGAGCTGGGCGCCAAAGTAAGTTTTGTTACCAGCGACAACGACGCGCGTTTCGATTCTCTCCGTATCGCCAACTGGATTCCTGATACCTCCCGCTCCAATCATTTTATCTATAAAGAGAATGTGAATGCAGCATATGTGAACTTCAACAAACAGTACAAGGCATTCCAGGTGCAGGTGGGCTTACGTGCAGAACAGACAAATGTTACCGGTGAATCATCTTCTCTGAAAAAATCACAGGAAGGCGTGGTAAAAAATGATACCTCTTACTTCAACCTGTTCCCTAGCGCTGCCATCAGCTATAAAGCAGATAAGAACAATACCTTTGGCGTAACCTACAGTCGCAGGATCCAGCGCCCGAGCTATGAAGACTTAAATCCGTTCGAATTCTACCTGGACCGCTATACCATGGTATCCGGTAACCCTTACCTGAGACCACAATATTCCAACAATTTTGAACTGTCCCATACTTTCAAACAATTCCTGATCACGACATTAGGCTACTCTCATACAAAAGATAACCTGATGCGTATCCTGGAAGCAGAGAAAGACCCGGCCACCGGCGACACTACGATCGTTCGCTATAAATATATGAACGTAGCGAAATCTGATAAGGTAAACCTGAGTATTTCTGCTCCGCTGCCGATTACAAAATGGTGGAACAGCTTTACTACCATGTCATTTAACTATAATGTAGTACAGGCAAATGTTAATGATAACACGGTTAAACTGGATGCCTTCAGCTACTTCGGACGTACCCAGCAGACATTCACCATCAGTAAAAACACCACTGCAGAGTTAGTATTTATGTACATCTCTCCGCAGATTACCGATAACGAGTTATTCAAAATGAAATCTATGATGAGCGTGGATCTGGGCTTACAGCAGAAAGTATTGAATGGCAAAGGAACATTGAAACTGAATGTGACAGATATCTTCAAAACCATGTATGCCAGAGGAGAATTTTCAAATGTTGGTATGACCACTAACCTGAGAAGTTACTGGGATGCGCAGCAGGCAAGACTTAGCTTCGCTTACCGTTTTGGAAACTCAAATGTTAAAGCTGCCCGTGCCCGCCAGACAGGTTTGACAGATGAGCAGGGAAGAGTGAAGAACGGAGGAAATTGA
- a CDS encoding YajQ family cyclic di-GMP-binding protein, whose amino-acid sequence MPSFDIASKVDLQTLDNAINTVKKEITNRYDFKGSHVEIELNKKDLQLTVEVDSDMKLNQVMDVLISRTMRQGLDGNIYDQSKEPFQSGKVYKKVIPVRNGIKQEDAKKIVKLIKDSGLKVQAAIMDDIVRITGKKIDDLQDVIALCREANLGIPLQYINMKS is encoded by the coding sequence ATGCCGTCGTTTGATATTGCCAGCAAAGTTGATTTACAGACTTTGGACAACGCTATCAATACTGTAAAGAAGGAGATAACGAATAGATACGATTTTAAGGGCTCACATGTAGAAATTGAGTTGAATAAAAAGGACCTGCAGCTGACGGTTGAAGTGGATAGCGATATGAAGCTCAACCAGGTGATGGATGTACTGATTAGTCGTACTATGCGTCAGGGGCTTGATGGAAATATTTATGATCAGAGCAAGGAGCCTTTTCAGAGTGGTAAGGTTTATAAGAAGGTGATTCCTGTGAGAAATGGAATAAAACAGGAAGATGCAAAAAAGATCGTGAAGCTGATCAAAGATTCAGGATTAAAGGTGCAGGCTGCCATTATGGACGATATTGTAAGGATTACAGGTAAGAAGATCGATGATTTACAGGATGTTATCGCGCTTTGCAGAGAAGCGAACCTGGGTATACCGTTACAGTATATAAATATGAAATCCTGA